A genome region from Thermoanaerobacterium xylanolyticum LX-11 includes the following:
- a CDS encoding ATP-binding protein: MVKRKIVKIDEEKCNGCGLCISPCVESAIVLVNGKAKVISEELCDGAGVCLNVCPTGALSIEEREAMPFNEEAALKHKATIDKDRCSYCGNSDDDAPILTYKYKGEIKQVCVRCLPALIHG; encoded by the coding sequence ATGGTCAAAAGGAAGATAGTAAAGATCGATGAAGAGAAGTGCAATGGATGTGGACTTTGCATTTCACCATGTGTTGAAAGCGCAATAGTTTTAGTGAATGGGAAAGCCAAAGTCATAAGCGAAGAGCTTTGCGATGGCGCAGGTGTATGCTTGAATGTGTGTCCAACAGGCGCTTTGTCTATTGAAGAAAGGGAAGCAATGCCTTTTAACGAAGAAGCTGCATTGAAGCACAAGGCTACCATTGACAAAGATAGATGTTCATATTGTGGCAACAGCGATGATGATGCGCCAATTTTGACGTATAAATACAAAGGAGAGATAAAGCAAGTCTGCGTAAGATGTCTTCCGGCTCTTATTCACGGTTGA